A region of Candidatus Thermoplasmatota archaeon DNA encodes the following proteins:
- a CDS encoding V-type ATP synthase subunit D, whose protein sequence is MVEQILEGVNPTRMELLEIKKKLVLAEKGHKLLEEKRDTLVERFFDVIEKRNILKKNLDEDFHDAFTSLIQAQMVLGEKKVEDLSSLTQNIGDVTIDKDNIMGVKVPKINTQIKQPSMMPPYGFFETCGSLDDAYQKFNKLMIKLLELAEVEGCIKSLSVEIEKTKRRVNVLENNLIPQLLATIKYIEMKLDEREREDFFRRKRIKAIMENKKESICQ, encoded by the coding sequence ATGGTAGAACAGATACTAGAGGGTGTCAACCCCACAAGGATGGAACTACTTGAAATAAAGAAAAAACTTGTTTTAGCTGAAAAAGGACATAAACTATTAGAAGAAAAAAGAGATACGCTCGTAGAAAGATTCTTTGATGTGATAGAAAAAAGAAACATTTTGAAAAAAAACCTTGATGAAGATTTCCACGATGCATTTACCTCATTGATACAGGCGCAGATGGTACTAGGTGAAAAAAAAGTAGAGGATTTATCGTCTCTAACACAAAATATAGGTGATGTAACCATTGATAAGGATAACATAATGGGTGTGAAAGTACCAAAAATCAACACACAAATCAAACAACCATCCATGATGCCACCTTATGGTTTTTTTGAAACCTGTGGTTCTCTAGATGATGCCTACCAGAAATTCAACAAACTAATGATAAAACTATTAGAACTAGCTGAAGTAGAGGGTTGTATAAAATCTTTGTCTGTGGAGATAGAAAAAACCAAGAGGAGAGTAAACGTGTTAGAAAACAACCTTATACCACAGCTACTGGCTACAATAAAATACATAGAGATGAAGCTTGATGAACGGGAGAGAGAGGATTTCTTTAGGAGAAAAAGAATAAAGGCTATTATGGAAAACAAAAAAGAGAGTATATGTCAATAG